Proteins from a genomic interval of Verrucomicrobium sp.:
- a CDS encoding phosphate acyltransferase has translation MKLLESVFGKVERHPKRIVFPDGHEPRVLQAAAEYVARKLGVAILLGEKAEIARQAEAHGVSLHRIHLIDPREAEDIPLFLKSLTALPRYKSMAQAEAMRIVTNPNYFASLMIGHGQADGLVGGLTTASGSLLRPLFQIIRPLPGTKSIFGAMLLHVPNSTYGEEGLFCFADCAVIPRPSVEQLALIAIESGRLMRQLTGRPPRIAFLSYSTKGSAQTEEAEKVVAAAALARERSATAGLGFEIDGELQADAALVPEVARVKGLDGAVAGRANVLVFPDLASGNIAAKLVERLARADAYGQILLGLDKPAAEVSRGATVQDILGAAAIVALQAIAYRNLYPDQGAPVPTAD, from the coding sequence ATGAAGCTCCTTGAATCGGTCTTTGGCAAGGTGGAGCGCCACCCGAAGCGCATCGTCTTCCCCGACGGCCACGAGCCGCGGGTCCTCCAGGCGGCGGCGGAGTATGTCGCCAGGAAGCTGGGCGTCGCCATCCTATTGGGGGAAAAGGCGGAGATCGCCCGCCAGGCGGAGGCCCACGGCGTCTCCCTCCACCGCATCCACCTGATCGATCCGCGGGAGGCGGAGGACATCCCCCTCTTCCTCAAATCCCTCACCGCGCTGCCCCGCTACAAGTCGATGGCCCAGGCGGAGGCCATGCGCATCGTCACCAACCCGAACTACTTCGCCTCCCTCATGATCGGCCACGGGCAGGCGGACGGCCTCGTCGGCGGGTTGACCACCGCTTCCGGCAGCCTCCTGCGGCCCCTCTTCCAGATCATCCGCCCCCTGCCGGGGACCAAGTCGATCTTCGGCGCCATGCTCCTGCACGTCCCCAACTCGACGTACGGGGAGGAGGGCCTCTTCTGCTTCGCCGACTGCGCGGTGATCCCGCGCCCCAGCGTGGAGCAGCTGGCCCTCATCGCCATCGAGTCCGGCCGCCTCATGCGGCAGCTCACCGGCCGGCCGCCGCGCATCGCCTTCCTCTCCTACTCCACCAAGGGCAGCGCCCAGACGGAGGAGGCGGAGAAGGTCGTCGCCGCCGCCGCGCTGGCGCGGGAGCGGTCGGCCACGGCGGGCCTGGGCTTCGAGATCGACGGGGAGCTGCAGGCGGACGCCGCCCTGGTCCCGGAGGTCGCCCGCGTCAAGGGGCTGGACGGCGCCGTGGCGGGCCGGGCCAACGTCCTGGTCTTCCCGGACCTGGCCAGCGGCAACATCGCCGCCAAGCTCGTCGAGCGGCTGGCCCGCGCCGACGCCTACGGCCAGATCCTCCTGGGCCTGGACAAGCCCGCGGCGGAAGTCTCCCGGGGCGCCACCGTCCAGGACATCCTGGGCGCGGCCGCCATCGTCGCCCTGCAGGCCATCGCCTACCGCAACCTCTATCCCGACCAGGGCGCGCCGGTGCCCACCGCCGACTGA
- a CDS encoding type 1 glutamine amidotransferase, which yields MRLAVLTHAPFEGPAAIGDWAAARGHVLLPVPLWDGAPLPEPGSFDACVLMGGPQNIYQHRDHPWLAAETRFLEGEIARGTRLLGVCLGAQLLADALGARVTQNREREIGWFPVSFTPEARARFPFLPAEQAVLHWHGDTFSLPPGALRLGSSAACAEQGFLYGDRVLGWQFHPELGPETLGDLSGACGAELAGGGRYVQDAAALKAQAVLHAPAARRLLTAWLDAFLSS from the coding sequence ATGCGCCTGGCCGTCCTGACCCACGCCCCGTTCGAGGGGCCCGCGGCGATCGGGGATTGGGCCGCCGCGCGGGGCCACGTTCTCCTGCCCGTGCCGCTCTGGGACGGCGCGCCGCTGCCGGAACCCGGGAGCTTCGACGCCTGCGTCCTCATGGGCGGCCCGCAAAACATCTACCAGCACCGGGACCATCCCTGGCTGGCGGCGGAGACCCGTTTTCTGGAGGGGGAGATCGCCCGGGGCACTCGGCTCCTGGGCGTCTGCCTGGGCGCGCAGCTTTTGGCCGACGCGCTCGGCGCGCGGGTGACGCAAAACCGGGAGCGGGAGATCGGCTGGTTCCCCGTTTCCTTCACGCCGGAAGCGCGCGCCCGCTTTCCCTTTTTGCCCGCGGAGCAGGCCGTCCTTCATTGGCACGGCGACACCTTCTCCCTTCCGCCCGGCGCGCTCCGCCTGGGGAGCAGCGCGGCCTGCGCGGAACAGGGATTCCTTTACGGGGATCGCGTCCTGGGCTGGCAGTTCCACCCGGAGCTGGGCCCGGAAACCCTGGGCGACTTGAGCGGTGCGTGCGGGGCCGAGCTGGCGGGCGGGGGCCGCTACGTTCAGGACGCGGCGGCGCTGAAAGCCCAGGCGGTCCTCCACGCCCCGGCGGCGCGGCGGCTCCTCACGGCGTGGCTCGACGCCTTCCTTAGCTCTTAA
- a CDS encoding SGNH/GDSL hydrolase family protein, translating into MRPLLLLLLLPALLSLAARAESLLRPDDVLALCGDSITEQRLYSAYVEDYLLMCQPVPGLRVVQLGWNGETAAGFLARMGTDLLPFQPTVLTLCYGMNDGGYLPVRRSAAEDYRRSLRGIIDAARLAGVRSVVVGGPGAVDPAAFHRPNVDAVAYNQTLGALGEIARNLSQADGLSFADVHTLMLQTMEKAKAAYGANYSLAGGDGVHPGPEGQLVIAQAFLQALGCDGEIATLTLDCGTQQATASPGHQILSFKDGVLEVESSRYPFLVPPEAAGVLKVLPFTADLNRFVLVVRGLGAPRARVTWGSQAKDFDAASLGRGINLAQEFPENPLSAPFRRVDALVRLQQAHEVFLVKDLLHHYAAYAEGFPGDAAKLEAIRTRALEEDRALFDAAAAAVQPVRHLLRIEAAAPAVAGN; encoded by the coding sequence ATGAGGCCGCTTCTTCTCCTCCTTCTCCTTCCGGCCCTGCTTTCCCTGGCCGCAAGGGCGGAGTCTCTCCTCCGCCCGGACGACGTCCTGGCCCTCTGCGGCGACTCGATCACCGAGCAGCGCCTCTACTCCGCCTACGTGGAGGACTACCTCCTCATGTGCCAGCCGGTGCCGGGGCTGCGCGTCGTCCAGCTTGGCTGGAACGGGGAGACCGCCGCCGGCTTCCTGGCCCGCATGGGGACCGACCTCCTGCCCTTCCAGCCCACCGTCCTGACCCTTTGCTACGGCATGAACGACGGCGGCTACCTCCCCGTCCGCCGGAGCGCCGCGGAAGACTACCGCCGCAGCCTGCGCGGCATCATCGACGCGGCGCGGCTGGCGGGCGTCCGCTCCGTGGTCGTCGGCGGCCCCGGCGCGGTCGATCCTGCCGCCTTCCACCGCCCCAACGTCGACGCCGTCGCCTACAACCAGACCCTCGGCGCCCTGGGGGAAATCGCCCGCAACCTCTCCCAGGCGGATGGCCTCTCCTTCGCCGACGTCCACACCCTCATGCTCCAGACCATGGAGAAGGCCAAGGCCGCCTACGGCGCCAATTACTCCCTGGCCGGCGGCGACGGCGTCCATCCCGGGCCCGAGGGCCAACTCGTCATCGCGCAGGCCTTCCTCCAGGCCCTCGGCTGCGACGGGGAGATCGCCACCCTCACCCTCGACTGCGGCACCCAGCAGGCCACCGCCTCCCCCGGGCACCAGATCCTTTCCTTCAAGGACGGCGTCCTGGAGGTCGAAAGCTCCCGCTACCCCTTCCTGGTTCCGCCGGAAGCGGCGGGAGTCCTCAAAGTCCTGCCCTTTACCGCCGACCTGAACCGCTTCGTCCTCGTCGTCCGGGGGCTGGGCGCGCCCCGCGCGCGCGTCACCTGGGGAAGCCAGGCCAAGGACTTCGACGCGGCCTCCCTGGGACGCGGCATCAACCTGGCGCAGGAGTTTCCGGAAAATCCCCTCAGCGCCCCCTTCCGCCGCGTCGACGCCCTCGTCCGCCTGCAGCAGGCCCATGAAGTCTTCCTGGTCAAAGACCTCCTTCATCATTACGCCGCCTACGCGGAGGGCTTCCCGGGGGACGCCGCCAAGCTGGAAGCCATCCGCACCCGCGCCCTGGAAGAGGACCGCGCCCTTTTCGACGCGGCCGCCGCCGCCGTCCAACCCGTCCGCCACCTCCTGCGGATCGAGGCGGCCGCCCCGGCGGTGGCCGGGAATTAA
- the recF gene encoding DNA replication and repair protein RecF (All proteins in this family for which functions are known are DNA-binding proteins that assist the filamentation of RecA onto DNA for the initiation of recombination or recombinational repair.), producing the protein MLRRLRLLRFRCHERLDWEPAPGRNELRGANGRGKTSILEAVHYLGRLRSFRTGQPRELAQFREGEPPGFAIEAEHEREGRVEKLAVRWENGTRCWSIDGDETVPLADFWGRLPAVLCSAEDGVLLRGPAARRQAWLDSLQSFAAPAHLPAVQRYNAVLRQRNAWLRQPGHPEVGAVLTAQILEAGERVVAGRRAAAETAARLAEPLLEAFFGGKGTCAFRYRPNKEAPSDQERRLGRSLAGPHRDEWEILWNGKPAGRFGSEGEQRLAALLLRLIEAHHLKICREAWPLFLIDDALTPLDPARRLTWEMLLPPEAQVIQAGTAAPGEAGLAGAAFWEVGPGRCAPARA; encoded by the coding sequence ATGCTCCGCCGCCTCCGGCTCCTCCGCTTCCGCTGCCACGAGCGGCTCGACTGGGAGCCCGCGCCCGGCCGCAACGAATTGCGCGGAGCCAACGGCCGGGGCAAAACCTCCATCCTGGAGGCCGTCCACTACCTGGGCCGGCTGCGCTCCTTCCGCACCGGCCAGCCGCGGGAGCTGGCCCAGTTCCGGGAAGGGGAGCCGCCCGGATTCGCCATCGAGGCGGAGCACGAACGCGAGGGCCGCGTGGAAAAACTCGCCGTCCGCTGGGAGAACGGGACGCGCTGCTGGAGCATCGACGGCGACGAGACGGTGCCGCTGGCCGATTTTTGGGGACGCCTGCCCGCCGTCCTTTGCAGCGCGGAAGACGGCGTTCTCCTGCGCGGACCGGCGGCGCGCCGCCAGGCCTGGCTTGACAGCCTGCAGAGCTTCGCCGCGCCCGCCCACCTGCCCGCCGTCCAGCGGTACAATGCCGTCCTGCGCCAGCGCAACGCCTGGCTGCGCCAGCCGGGCCACCCGGAAGTCGGCGCGGTGCTGACCGCCCAGATTTTGGAGGCGGGGGAGCGGGTCGTCGCCGGGCGGCGCGCGGCGGCGGAGACGGCGGCCCGGCTGGCGGAGCCGCTCCTGGAAGCCTTCTTCGGCGGGAAGGGGACCTGCGCCTTCCGCTACCGGCCGAACAAGGAAGCCCCCTCCGACCAGGAGCGCCGCCTGGGCCGCAGTCTGGCGGGGCCGCACCGGGACGAGTGGGAGATCCTCTGGAACGGGAAGCCGGCGGGCCGCTTCGGATCAGAAGGGGAGCAGCGGCTGGCCGCCCTCCTTCTGCGCCTGATCGAGGCGCACCATCTTAAGATTTGCCGGGAGGCGTGGCCCCTCTTCCTCATCGACGACGCGCTGACGCCGCTCGATCCCGCGCGGCGGCTGACGTGGGAAATGCTCCTGCCGCCGGAGGCGCAGGTGATCCAGGCGGGCACCGCCGCGCCGGGCGAGGCCGGGCTGGCGGGGGCGGCCTTTTGGGAGGTCGGCCCGGGGCGGTGCGCGCCCGCGCGGGCCTGA
- the dnaA gene encoding chromosomal replication initiator protein DnaA, whose translation MSKSSPVLPPKELWAAICAELAELVSADAVTRWFAPLHVEAVSGATLTLRATNSIYQYWVEENYLPQLKSVAGRLLQQKNLKIKFAAPAESAAPKASPAGPVESVPLTGSLFPDDGKTPAESPLALAESAAPTGLNPRHTFDLFVVGPNNEFAAAAAKAVADAPARNFNPLFIHGSVGLGKTHLMQAIGNQLSQKKKHFKIKYVTSEQFTNEFIAAIQHGDLAKFRKRYRQVDALLIDDVQFLAGKDRSQEEFFHTFNSLFDGSKQIVMTCDSPPSEISNIEKRLSSRFESGLTAEIMTPGIETRLAILRHKMASMKVSLPDEILTFIADRVKTNIRRLEGALTRVGAYASLHGRALTLAQAEVLLKDLLQHESSAAVTIDAIQRRVAEAYDIRLADMTSKRRPAHIALPRMVAMYLSRRLTRCSLVEIGDAFGGRDHGTVIHAQKTIDAKLTADGGLRQQVEALVAKLST comes from the coding sequence GTGAGTAAATCGTCTCCCGTCCTGCCGCCCAAGGAGTTATGGGCCGCCATCTGCGCCGAGCTTGCGGAGCTGGTTTCGGCCGACGCCGTCACCCGCTGGTTTGCCCCCCTCCACGTGGAGGCCGTCTCCGGCGCGACGCTCACCCTCCGCGCCACCAACAGCATTTACCAATACTGGGTCGAGGAGAACTACCTGCCCCAGCTCAAGTCGGTCGCCGGGCGGCTTCTTCAGCAGAAAAATCTTAAGATCAAGTTCGCCGCCCCCGCGGAGTCCGCCGCGCCCAAGGCCTCCCCGGCGGGCCCCGTCGAGTCGGTCCCCTTGACCGGCTCCCTTTTCCCCGACGACGGCAAGACTCCCGCCGAGTCCCCCCTGGCCCTGGCCGAATCGGCCGCGCCGACCGGCCTGAACCCCCGCCACACCTTCGACCTCTTCGTCGTGGGGCCGAACAACGAGTTCGCCGCCGCCGCCGCCAAGGCCGTCGCCGACGCCCCGGCGCGGAACTTCAACCCCCTCTTCATCCACGGCAGCGTGGGCCTGGGCAAGACGCACCTGATGCAGGCCATCGGCAACCAGCTCTCCCAGAAGAAGAAGCACTTTAAGATCAAGTACGTCACCTCGGAACAGTTCACCAACGAGTTCATCGCCGCCATCCAGCACGGCGACCTGGCGAAGTTCCGCAAGCGCTACCGGCAGGTCGACGCCCTCCTGATCGACGACGTCCAGTTCCTGGCCGGCAAGGACCGCTCCCAGGAAGAGTTCTTCCACACCTTCAATTCCCTCTTCGACGGCAGCAAGCAGATCGTCATGACCTGCGACAGCCCCCCCTCGGAGATCTCCAATATCGAAAAGCGGCTCTCCTCCCGCTTCGAATCCGGCCTGACCGCCGAGATCATGACCCCGGGCATCGAGACCCGGCTGGCCATCCTCCGGCACAAGATGGCCTCCATGAAGGTCTCCCTGCCGGACGAGATCCTCACCTTCATCGCCGACCGGGTGAAGACGAACATCCGCCGCCTGGAAGGGGCGCTGACCCGCGTCGGAGCCTACGCCTCCCTCCACGGCCGCGCGCTGACCCTGGCCCAGGCGGAGGTGCTCCTGAAAGACCTTCTCCAGCATGAGTCGTCCGCCGCCGTCACCATCGACGCCATCCAGCGCCGCGTGGCCGAGGCCTACGACATCCGCCTGGCCGACATGACCAGCAAGCGGCGGCCCGCCCACATCGCCCTGCCCCGGATGGTCGCCATGTATCTGAGCCGCCGGCTGACCCGCTGCTCCCTGGTGGAGATTGGCGACGCCTTCGGCGGCCGCGACCACGGCACGGTCATCCATGCCCAGAAGACGATCGACGCCAAGCTCACCGCCGACGGGGGCCTGCGCCAGCAGGTCGAGGCCCTGGTGGCGAAGCTTTCCACCTGA
- a CDS encoding histidine phosphatase family protein — translation MHPHGHTRVFLIRHGATTLSAEDRFAGETDVPLSDEGRHQVRRLAKRLSGEKISAVYASPLGRTMETARILAEPHQLEVRPRDAFKEISHGRWEGLTRREAQNQYPEEMANWEKDPYTFAPEGGESGLGVTARALPELINVVREHQGKVILIASHKATIRLLLSSLLGFDPRRYRDNLDQSPAALNIVDFKDPAHSRLTLFNDTSHYAESGGAIPAFPKSRLSSWWSSLKS, via the coding sequence ATGCATCCCCACGGCCACACGCGCGTTTTCCTCATCCGCCACGGCGCGACGACGCTTTCCGCCGAGGACCGCTTCGCCGGGGAGACCGACGTGCCGCTTTCCGACGAGGGCCGCCACCAGGTCCGCCGCCTGGCCAAGCGCCTCTCCGGGGAAAAGATCTCCGCCGTCTACGCCTCCCCCCTGGGGCGGACGATGGAGACCGCCCGCATCCTGGCCGAGCCGCACCAGCTTGAAGTCCGGCCCCGCGACGCCTTCAAGGAAATCTCCCACGGCCGCTGGGAGGGCCTGACCCGCCGGGAAGCGCAGAACCAGTATCCCGAGGAAATGGCCAATTGGGAAAAGGACCCCTACACCTTCGCCCCGGAGGGCGGAGAAAGCGGCCTGGGCGTCACCGCCCGCGCCCTGCCGGAACTCATCAACGTCGTCCGCGAGCACCAGGGGAAAGTCATCCTCATTGCCTCCCACAAGGCGACGATCCGCCTCCTCCTGAGCTCCCTCCTGGGCTTCGACCCGCGCCGCTACCGGGACAACCTCGACCAGAGCCCGGCGGCGCTCAACATCGTCGACTTCAAAGACCCGGCCCACTCCCGCCTGACCCTCTTCAACGACACCTCCCACTACGCCGAATCCGGCGGGGCGATCCCGGCCTTTCCGAAGAGCCGCCTCTCCAGCTGGTGGAGCTCCCTTAAGAGCTAA
- a CDS encoding prepilin peptidase, translating into MNDPLLFLFPRLAEAHAAALPILLLYYAAVGACLGSFLNVCVYRIPLGLSVLRPPSSCAACGRPIPIRYNIPIFGWLWLRGQSACCRTPIDARYFWVELLSALVLPALFLRYAWPEALAYGFFFFLLAAASLIDLDHFLIPDRISWGGMAAGVALGALLPSLHGEASALGGFNAALRGAFWGGAVLWLVVLAGAKAFKKEAMGLGDVKFLAAIGAFLGWRSVFFVVAVSSILGSLYGLLMLLRRRSIWGTRIPYGPFLALAAALWLFGGKELATALWRGWTVR; encoded by the coding sequence ATGAACGACCCCCTCCTCTTCCTCTTTCCCCGGCTGGCCGAGGCGCACGCCGCCGCCCTCCCCATCCTCCTTCTCTATTACGCCGCCGTCGGCGCCTGCCTCGGCTCCTTCCTCAACGTCTGCGTCTATCGGATCCCGCTGGGCCTCTCCGTCCTCCGCCCGCCCTCCTCCTGCGCCGCCTGCGGGCGGCCGATCCCGATCCGCTACAACATCCCCATCTTCGGCTGGCTTTGGCTCCGGGGCCAAAGCGCCTGCTGCCGGACGCCGATCGACGCCCGCTATTTCTGGGTGGAGCTCCTTTCCGCGCTCGTCCTCCCCGCCCTCTTCCTGCGCTACGCCTGGCCGGAGGCCCTGGCTTACGGCTTCTTCTTCTTCCTCCTGGCGGCGGCCAGCCTCATCGACCTGGACCATTTCCTGATCCCCGACCGGATCAGCTGGGGCGGCATGGCGGCGGGCGTGGCCCTGGGCGCGCTGCTTCCCTCCCTCCACGGGGAGGCGTCCGCGCTGGGCGGCTTCAACGCGGCGCTGCGCGGGGCGTTCTGGGGCGGCGCGGTCCTGTGGCTCGTCGTCCTGGCAGGCGCGAAGGCGTTCAAGAAAGAGGCGATGGGCCTGGGCGACGTGAAGTTCCTGGCCGCCATCGGCGCGTTCCTCGGCTGGCGGAGCGTCTTCTTTGTCGTCGCGGTCTCCTCGATCCTCGGCTCCCTCTACGGCCTCCTCATGCTCCTGCGGCGCCGCTCCATCTGGGGAACGCGCATCCCCTACGGCCCGTTCCTGGCGCTCGCCGCCGCGCTCTGGCTTTTCGGCGGGAAGGAGCTGGCAACGGCCCTGTGGCGGGGCTGGACGGTCCGCTAG
- the dnaN gene encoding DNA polymerase III subunit beta encodes MKCIISKQALLDGLQVVQNVVTTRTTLPILSNALLKVDNGKLIVAATDLDVGVRAVVDATVEKPGATTLPARRLFSIVRELPAAEVTIEVDAKHNALVRSGSSYFRILGLPEEEYPAFPKTDGAKVFKLTQGVFREMLKKTSYAMSQDESRYVLNGVLLSFKENKLTVVATDGRRLALVEQELDFPPSNESEVILPTKAVNELQRVLGGDEPLTVYLSENQIVFDLGKIVLLSKLIDGKYPNYRQVIPAEAKERIVLDREILLGAVHRVSLLASDKSTSVKFGFSKNNLEISVNTPDVGEAKESISVNYKGKDFTIAFNPYFLLDPLKNLDADEIYFDFIDELSPGVIKYQKPFLYVIMPMRTA; translated from the coding sequence ATGAAATGTATCATCAGCAAGCAGGCTCTCCTGGATGGGCTCCAGGTTGTCCAGAACGTGGTCACCACGCGCACCACGCTCCCCATTCTCTCCAACGCCCTGCTGAAGGTCGATAACGGCAAGCTGATCGTCGCCGCGACCGACCTCGACGTCGGCGTCCGCGCGGTGGTCGACGCCACGGTCGAAAAGCCCGGCGCCACCACCCTCCCCGCCCGCCGCCTCTTTTCCATTGTCCGCGAGCTGCCCGCCGCCGAGGTGACCATCGAGGTCGACGCCAAGCACAACGCCCTCGTCCGCTCCGGCTCCTCCTACTTCCGCATCCTGGGCCTGCCCGAGGAGGAATACCCCGCGTTTCCCAAGACGGACGGGGCCAAGGTCTTCAAGCTCACCCAGGGCGTGTTCCGGGAGATGCTTAAGAAAACCTCCTACGCCATGTCCCAGGACGAGAGCCGCTACGTCCTCAACGGCGTCCTCCTCTCCTTCAAGGAGAACAAGCTCACCGTGGTGGCCACCGACGGCCGCCGCCTGGCCCTGGTCGAGCAGGAGCTCGACTTCCCCCCCAGCAATGAGAGCGAGGTGATCCTCCCCACCAAGGCGGTCAACGAGCTGCAGCGCGTCCTGGGCGGCGACGAGCCCCTGACCGTCTACCTTTCCGAGAACCAGATCGTCTTCGACCTGGGAAAGATCGTCCTTCTCTCCAAGCTGATCGACGGCAAGTACCCCAACTACCGCCAGGTCATCCCGGCGGAAGCCAAGGAGCGGATCGTCCTGGACCGGGAAATCCTGCTGGGCGCCGTCCACCGCGTCTCCCTGTTGGCCAGCGACAAGTCGACCTCCGTGAAATTCGGCTTCTCCAAGAACAACCTGGAGATCAGCGTGAACACGCCCGACGTCGGCGAGGCCAAGGAATCGATCTCCGTCAATTACAAGGGGAAGGACTTCACCATCGCCTTCAATCCCTATTTCCTCCTGGATCCCTTGAAGAACCTCGACGCGGACGAGATCTACTTCGACTTCATCGACGAGCTTTCCCCCGGCGTCATCAAGTACCAGAAGCCCTTCCTCTACGTGATCATGCCGATGCGGACCGCCTAG
- a CDS encoding aldo/keto reductase: MEYALCGRSGLRLPRISLGLWQNFGRHHPFENGRAMLRRAFELGVTHFDLANNYGPPPGAAEEAFGRILKLDFAGRRDGMVIATKAGYRMWDGPYGDGGSRKYLLASLDQSLARLGLDYVDIFYSHRPDPETPLEETMGALDHAVRSGKALYAGISNYSPEQTAAASAILRRLGTPCLIHQPRYSLFSREPEAGLFSTLEEEGIGCIVFSPLAQGVLGGRYREGIPADSRIGHGSASLRRDDAQLAARVAIARKLEPLAARRGQSVAQLAVGWILRQKAVTSVLIGASQASQIEELCAVPEQPPLSPAELAEIEALAAPAAINF, from the coding sequence ATGGAATACGCCCTTTGCGGCCGCAGCGGCCTGCGGCTGCCGCGCATTTCCCTGGGCCTGTGGCAGAACTTCGGCCGGCATCACCCCTTCGAAAACGGGCGGGCGATGCTCCGGCGGGCCTTTGAGCTGGGCGTCACCCACTTCGACCTGGCGAACAACTACGGCCCCCCGCCCGGCGCGGCGGAGGAAGCCTTCGGCCGCATCCTCAAGCTCGACTTCGCGGGCCGCCGGGACGGGATGGTGATCGCCACCAAGGCCGGCTACCGGATGTGGGACGGCCCCTACGGGGACGGCGGCTCCCGCAAATACCTTTTGGCCAGCCTCGACCAAAGCCTGGCCCGGCTGGGCCTCGACTACGTCGACATCTTCTATTCCCACCGGCCCGACCCGGAGACGCCGCTGGAGGAGACAATGGGGGCGCTCGACCACGCCGTCCGCTCCGGCAAGGCGCTCTACGCCGGCATTTCCAACTATTCCCCGGAGCAGACTGCCGCCGCGTCCGCCATTCTCCGCCGTCTGGGCACCCCCTGCCTGATTCACCAGCCCCGCTACAGCCTCTTTTCCCGCGAGCCGGAAGCGGGCCTTTTCTCCACCCTGGAAGAGGAGGGGATCGGCTGCATCGTCTTTTCCCCCCTGGCCCAGGGCGTCCTGGGCGGGCGCTACCGGGAGGGGATCCCCGCCGACTCCCGCATCGGGCACGGCAGCGCCAGCCTCCGCCGGGACGACGCGCAGCTCGCCGCGCGCGTCGCCATTGCCCGGAAGCTGGAGCCGCTGGCCGCCCGCCGGGGCCAAAGCGTGGCCCAGCTGGCCGTTGGCTGGATCCTCCGCCAGAAGGCGGTGACCTCCGTCCTCATCGGGGCGAGCCAGGCCTCCCAAATCGAGGAACTCTGCGCCGTGCCGGAACAGCCCCCGCTTTCCCCGGCGGAGCTGGCGGAGATCGAGGCGCTGGCCGCCCCGGCCGCAATAAATTTTTAG
- a CDS encoding AAA family ATPase yields the protein MSPEVRNHHTPRIFVAATRQDDGKTTTSLGLFAALQKRFSRIGYIKPVGQRFVEVEGVKVDEDTVLMNDTYGVRTPLRAMSPIAVEPDFTRRFLKNRNVADLHQRVREAFDEAAWEKDFVIIEGTGHAGVGSVFELSNAQVAKLLGAQVVIVSQGGIGRPIDEIAMNLALFEKFGVKVIGAIINKIVPEKADLIPYVREGLERMGLPLLGTIPLHQELRSPTLEQICHQLKGEFLAGADHRRRPVGKVVIGAMSSYQVEKYLGEQSLLITSGDREDMILTAAQIYRSEKRGLLAGVVLVDGILPSSGVLRFLCQADLPYIACACDSYTAASQINRMTVKTESADREKISLIQRLVEENVDVDRLISAGQENLGA from the coding sequence ATGTCCCCCGAGGTCCGCAACCACCACACGCCGCGCATCTTCGTCGCCGCCACCCGGCAGGACGACGGGAAGACCACCACCTCCCTGGGCCTCTTCGCCGCGCTGCAAAAGCGTTTCTCCCGCATCGGCTACATCAAGCCCGTCGGCCAGCGCTTCGTGGAGGTGGAGGGGGTGAAGGTCGACGAGGACACCGTCCTCATGAACGACACCTACGGCGTGCGCACCCCGCTGCGCGCCATGAGCCCCATCGCCGTCGAGCCCGACTTCACCCGCCGCTTCCTCAAGAACCGCAACGTGGCCGACCTGCACCAGCGCGTCCGGGAGGCCTTCGACGAGGCGGCCTGGGAAAAGGACTTCGTCATCATCGAGGGCACCGGCCACGCGGGCGTGGGCAGCGTCTTCGAGCTTTCCAACGCGCAGGTGGCCAAGCTCCTCGGCGCGCAGGTCGTCATCGTCAGCCAGGGCGGCATCGGCCGGCCCATCGACGAGATCGCCATGAACCTGGCCCTCTTCGAGAAATTCGGCGTAAAAGTCATCGGCGCGATCATCAACAAGATCGTGCCGGAAAAGGCCGACCTCATCCCCTACGTCCGCGAGGGCCTCGAGCGCATGGGCCTGCCGCTTTTGGGCACCATCCCGCTGCACCAGGAGCTGCGCAGCCCCACCCTGGAGCAGATCTGCCACCAGCTGAAGGGCGAGTTCCTCGCCGGGGCCGACCACCGGCGGCGCCCCGTCGGCAAGGTGGTCATCGGCGCCATGTCCTCCTACCAGGTGGAGAAATACCTGGGGGAGCAGAGCCTCCTCATCACCTCCGGCGACCGGGAGGACATGATCCTCACCGCCGCGCAGATCTACCGCTCGGAAAAGCGCGGCCTCCTGGCGGGCGTCGTCCTGGTCGACGGCATCCTCCCCAGCTCCGGCGTCCTGCGCTTCCTCTGCCAGGCCGATCTCCCCTACATCGCCTGCGCCTGCGACAGCTACACCGCCGCCAGCCAGATCAACCGCATGACGGTGAAGACCGAATCCGCCGACCGGGAAAAGATCTCCCTCATCCAGCGGCTGGTGGAGGAAAACGTCGACGTCGACCGCCTCATCTCCGCCGGGCAGGAAAACCTCGGCGCATGA